A stretch of the Cyprinus carpio isolate SPL01 chromosome B4, ASM1834038v1, whole genome shotgun sequence genome encodes the following:
- the LOC109085596 gene encoding proline-rich protein 12-like: protein MLEDVDEGEDEEDGGFGEDHDITLSSLTDDPSFSVSSHFLPSSESLSSALAAASSAQPAASSAQPAASSTLAAASSAQPAASAALAAASSAQPAASSTLAAASSNQPAASSNQPAASSTLAAASSIHPATASTLAAASSTMAAASSNQPAASSNQPAASSNQPAASSTLAAASSAQPAASSAQPAASSTLAAASSAQPAASSAQPCLPPPPWLLLLPPPPSLLPPPPSLLPPPPSLLPPPTLAAASSTQPAASSTLAAASSAQPAASSTPGASASPDESVALDSVGVPGMDRVDSLAEYLVELRNQPSLVLTNQQVSNIVALWQNLLDYDKQRVVFAARHQSRLDTGRFRSPKKRQEFTPGVETVKRHALTTTAPLAQWPDCCRLIENIFVKLCAIHKSPKKKGTSTVSRWVLILEDYKKIRQRILANAAVMQQTTLQLVDVSHTTLVQWHNKRVKRQDSAVLMQGLQLPSRLSVAADLYYLPMCAPRLRPPNQVQLINTTCPVAPWARHRQRGRGKYLQPQWFCHRQLRHLKPSGNSFPAPPPGAQLVLLTPMASQGLTGPLLVAAPQALMTSLSSAPPAAPVRKLTRKVQHNTCKKCGQFRTAETGHSQYKGIIYCPSVETVPKEQCITDQS, encoded by the exons GAAGGCGAGGATGAAGAAGATGGGGGCTTCGGGGAAGACCATGACATTACTCTGTCAAGTCTTACCGATGACCCAAGCTTCTCTGTCTCCTCCCATTTTCTGCCCTCCTCTGAGTCTCTCTCCTCCGCCCTGGCTGCTGCCTCCTCTGCCCAGCCTGCTGCCTCCTCCGCCCAGCCTGCTGCCTCCTCCACCCTGGCTGCTGCCTCCTCTGCCCAGCCTGCTGCCTCCGCCGCCCTGGCTGCTGCCTCCTCCGCCCAGCCTGCTGCCTCCTCCACCCTGGCTGCTGCCTCCTCTAACCAGCCTGCTGCCTCCTCTAACCAGCCTGCTGCCTCCTCCACCCTGGCTGCTGCCTCCTCCATCCATCCTGCCACCGCCTCCACCCTGGCTGCCGCCTCCTCCACCATGGCTGCTGCCTCCTCTAACCAGCCTGCTGCCTCCTCTAACCAGCCTGCTGCCTCCTCTAACCAGCCTGCTGCCTCCTCCACCCTGGCTGCTGCCTCCTCCGCCCAGCCTGCTGCCTCCTCTGCCCAGCCTGCTGCCTCCTCCACCCTGGCTGCTGCCTCCTCTGCCCAGCCTGCTGCCTCCTCCGCCCAGCCCTGCCTGCCTCCGCCGCCCTGGCTGCT CCTGCTGCCTCCTCCGCCCAGCCTGCTGCCTCCTCCGCCCAGCCTGCTGCCTCCTCCGCCCAGCCTGCTGCCTCCGCCGACCCTGGCTGCTGCCTCCTCCACCCAGCCTGCTGCCTCCTCCACCCTGGCTGCTGCCTCCTCCGCCCAGCCTGCTGCCTCCTCCACACCAGGTGCATCAGCATCTCCTGATGAGTCTGTG gcTTTGGATAGTGTTGGTGTGCCAGGCATGGACAGAGTCGACAGCCTAGCGGAGTATCTGGTGGAGCTTAGGAACCAGCCCTCTCTGGTCCTCACCAACCAGCAG GTGAGCAATATAGTTGCTCTTTGGCAGAACCTGCTTGATTATGATAAGCAAAGGGTGGTGTTTGCTGCCAGACACCAGAGCAGGCTGGACACAGGGAGGTTCAGGTCCCCCAAGAAGAGGCAGGAGTTCACTCCAGGGGTGGAAACTGTGAAGAGGCACGCACTCACCACCACAGCCCCACTTGCCCAATGGCCAGATTGTTGTCGCCTGATAGAGAACATTTTTGTAAAGCTCTGTGCCATCCATAAGAGTCCTAAAAAGAAGGGGACAAGCACAGTGTCCAGGTGGGTCCTCATCTTGGAGGACTACAAGAAAATCAGGCAGCGCATTCTGGCCAATGCTGCTGTTATGCAGCAGACCACCCTTCAGCTGGTGGATGTGAGTCACACAACATTGGTTCAGTGGCACAACAAGAGAGTGAAAAGGCAGGACAGTGCAGTATTGATGCAAGGGCTGCAACTGCCAAGCCGCTTGTCTGTGGCGGCTGACCTCTACTACCTGCCAATGTGCGCCCCCCGTCTGCGCCCCCCCAACCAGGTCCAGCTCATCAATACCACCTGCCCAGTAGCACCGTGGGCCAGGCACagacaaagaggaagaggaaaataCCTTCAGCCCCAGTGGTTTTGTCACCGCCAGCTGAGACACCTCAAACCCAGCGGCAACTCTTTCCCTGCTCCACCCCCAGGTGCTCAACTGGTGTTGCTGACGCCAATGGCCTCACAGGGACTAACAGGGCCTCTCCTAGTTGCTGCTCCACAGGCTCTCATGACCAGCCTCTCTTCTGCCCCTCCTGCTGCCCCAGTTCGAAAGCTGACACGCAAAGTACAGCACAACACATGCAAAAAATGCGGGCAGTTCAGGACAGCAGAGACTGGGCATAGCCAGTACAAGGGCATTATATACTGCCCCTCTGTAGAGACTGTGCCAAAGGAGCAGTG